The Nocardioides panzhihuensis genome has a segment encoding these proteins:
- a CDS encoding ABC transporter substrate-binding protein has translation MKPHRSRSALLRPAALALTLSLATAGLAACGSGSGGSEAKAYADGQTFTMALAADPGALDPQGGVGGTLLQLTRFAYDSLVSVDAEGEVSSQLAEKWSVDGTTVTFDIKEAVTCSDGTEFTAQTVADNISYVEDPKNQSPFLGVFIPAGATAKASGQTVTVTLAAPAPFVLASFANLPMVCDSGLKDRASLKAGTAGTGPYTLTEAVPGDRYVYEVREGYAWGPDGAKTSAKGTPATIEAKVVGNSTTAANQLLSGDLNSASIPGQEAARLDAAKVSRVDAQAVVGEQWYNHAEGHPTADPAVRAALTQALDLAELQKVITAGQGGPATQLAVVAPAGCTGSSVEGNVPDNDVAAAEKALDEAGWTAGADGVRTKDGKPLAVTVLHDSSIGAAGTAAAELAVAAWKKVGVDATAKSLDQTAIQTAIFGTGDWDVAWVPINVQTPDQIVPFLSGPGPAEGGNNFAGIANPDYDAAVKTAMSKNGAEGCADWLAAEASLFEAHDVVPFANNLLPFFSQGAELEIVGNVVPTSIRMLG, from the coding sequence ATGAAGCCGCACCGCTCCCGATCAGCCCTTCTGAGACCAGCCGCTCTGGCTCTGACCCTCTCCCTGGCCACCGCCGGCCTGGCCGCGTGCGGCTCCGGCTCGGGCGGCAGCGAGGCGAAGGCGTACGCCGATGGCCAGACCTTCACGATGGCTCTCGCCGCAGACCCCGGCGCCCTCGACCCACAGGGCGGCGTGGGCGGCACGCTGCTCCAGCTGACCAGGTTCGCGTACGACTCCCTGGTCAGCGTCGACGCCGAGGGCGAGGTGTCCTCGCAGCTCGCGGAGAAGTGGAGCGTGGACGGCACCACCGTCACCTTCGACATCAAGGAGGCCGTGACCTGCTCGGACGGGACCGAGTTCACTGCGCAGACCGTCGCCGACAACATCAGCTATGTCGAGGACCCGAAGAACCAGAGCCCGTTCCTGGGCGTGTTCATCCCGGCCGGCGCCACCGCGAAGGCGTCCGGACAGACCGTCACGGTCACCCTCGCCGCTCCCGCCCCGTTCGTGCTCGCCTCGTTCGCCAACCTCCCGATGGTCTGCGACAGCGGTCTGAAGGACCGGGCGAGCCTGAAGGCCGGGACCGCGGGCACCGGTCCCTACACGCTGACCGAAGCCGTCCCCGGTGACCGCTACGTCTACGAGGTCCGCGAGGGCTACGCGTGGGGCCCCGACGGCGCCAAGACGTCGGCCAAGGGCACCCCGGCCACGATCGAGGCCAAGGTCGTCGGCAACAGCACCACCGCGGCCAACCAGCTGCTCTCCGGAGACCTGAACTCCGCCTCGATACCCGGCCAGGAGGCGGCCCGGCTCGACGCCGCGAAGGTCAGTCGCGTCGACGCCCAGGCTGTGGTCGGCGAGCAGTGGTACAACCACGCCGAGGGCCATCCGACCGCCGACCCCGCGGTGCGCGCGGCGCTGACCCAGGCGCTCGACCTGGCCGAGCTGCAGAAGGTGATCACCGCCGGCCAGGGTGGTCCGGCCACCCAGCTCGCCGTCGTCGCACCGGCCGGCTGCACCGGCTCCTCGGTCGAGGGCAACGTCCCCGACAACGACGTCGCTGCCGCCGAGAAGGCGCTCGACGAGGCCGGCTGGACCGCAGGCGCGGACGGGGTCCGGACCAAGGACGGGAAGCCGCTGGCGGTCACCGTCCTCCACGACTCCTCGATCGGCGCGGCCGGGACCGCCGCGGCCGAGCTGGCCGTGGCCGCCTGGAAGAAGGTGGGCGTCGACGCCACCGCCAAGTCCCTGGACCAGACCGCGATCCAGACCGCGATCTTCGGCACCGGTGACTGGGACGTCGCCTGGGTGCCGATCAACGTCCAGACCCCCGACCAGATCGTTCCGTTCCTCTCCGGGCCGGGACCTGCCGAGGGCGGCAACAACTTCGCCGGCATCGCCAACCCCGACTACGACGCGGCGGTGAAGACGGCGATGAGCAAGAACGGCGCCGAGGGCTGCGCGGACTGGCTGGCCGCGGAGGCGAGCCTGTTCGAGGCCCACGACGTGGTGCCGTTCGCCAACAACCTGCTGCCCTTCTTCTCCCAGGGCGCCGAGCTCGAGATCGTGGGCAACGTGGTCCCGACCAGCATCCGGATGCTGGGTTGA
- a CDS encoding ABC transporter permease, translated as MAVAASTASRPGLDLGFGGRWTRFALRRGGRLLVSLFVLVTAAFLMIHLVPGDPVRAALGMTAPADLVETRRHELGLDDPLLTQYLHYLGGLFRGDLGESIQTQLPVGETIGRRLGATVSLGLLAFALALLIAVPLGVAVAVATRRGRRQRTSLGFSSTSVVLGSIPDFLVGVILVAVFAVGLGWFPVAGRTDGAASYVLPVLALAIGPAAVLARIVRVEMIAVLESDYVRTARAKRLPARRIHLVHALPNAVTATLTLGGMLLAAMVAGTVLVENVFAWPGLGSTIVQSIVTKDYPVVQGTVLVYGVIVLVVNTLVDVALALLDPRSTIGEA; from the coding sequence ATGGCGGTCGCGGCATCGACGGCCTCCCGCCCCGGGCTGGATCTCGGGTTCGGCGGACGGTGGACCCGGTTCGCCCTGCGCCGCGGTGGCCGGCTGCTGGTGTCGCTGTTCGTCCTGGTCACCGCGGCGTTCCTGATGATCCACCTGGTGCCGGGCGACCCGGTGCGGGCCGCGCTCGGGATGACGGCGCCGGCCGACCTCGTCGAGACGCGCCGGCACGAGCTCGGCCTCGACGACCCGCTGCTGACGCAGTATCTGCACTACCTCGGCGGCCTGTTCCGCGGTGATCTCGGGGAGTCGATCCAGACCCAGCTGCCGGTCGGCGAGACCATCGGCCGGCGGCTCGGCGCCACCGTCTCGCTCGGGCTGCTGGCCTTCGCTCTCGCCCTCCTGATCGCCGTCCCGCTCGGTGTCGCCGTGGCGGTCGCGACCCGGCGCGGGCGCCGGCAGCGTACGTCGCTGGGGTTCTCCTCCACCAGCGTCGTGCTCGGCTCCATCCCCGACTTCCTGGTCGGCGTGATCCTGGTGGCGGTCTTCGCGGTGGGTCTGGGCTGGTTCCCGGTCGCTGGCCGGACGGACGGTGCCGCCTCCTACGTGCTGCCGGTCCTGGCCCTCGCGATCGGCCCGGCGGCGGTGCTCGCCCGGATCGTACGCGTCGAGATGATCGCGGTGCTGGAGTCCGACTACGTCCGCACCGCACGAGCCAAACGGCTCCCGGCGCGCCGGATCCACCTGGTCCACGCCCTGCCGAACGCGGTCACCGCGACGCTCACCCTCGGTGGGATGCTCCTGGCCGCCATGGTCGCGGGCACGGTGCTGGTCGAGAACGTCTTCGCCTGGCCGGGGCTGGGGAGCACGATCGTCCAGTCGATCGTCACCAAGGACTATCCGGTCGTGCAGGGCACTGTGCTCGTCTACGGCGTCATCGTGCTGGTGGTCAACACGCTCGTCGACGTCGCCCTCGCGCTCCTCGATCCCCGCTCGACGATCGGGGAGGCGTGA